A region of the Cricetulus griseus strain 17A/GY chromosome 7, alternate assembly CriGri-PICRH-1.0, whole genome shotgun sequence genome:
atatatatatatatatattagtaagaACAAATGAAAAGCACTGTCTGGACTTTCCAATACTTGATGTATTGAATGTTGTTGTACAAATGATTGGATTTGTTTTCACCTTTTCTAGAGGGTACTATTGtaaataacattttgtttttctaggtgGTTGGTGAATTTTAAATGGAACACTGGAAAGAAACATACACTAAAATCACACATCTCTGTGTACTTGATGCAATTTACTGAAATCTAATAGAAGAatgtgtttgtttccatttctttattatcaGTAGATCCAGAACAAAAGGTCAAGCTAGGTAAAAGAACAAAAACCCTACTTGGTTGTTAAGTATCCCCAGAAAATGAAACTgcaaaatatttctatttctgcttttaaaatggtgtatttatttaaatagaattctctgtttagtgtTACCTTTGATATGAATTACAAAGATTTGTAAATATGAATATTCTTTGACATTGGAGATTCACTAATTTTTTGGAGTCAAAagttgatttctttttataattccAAAACAATCTTAATTCAATGGGCTGTAACAATTACCTTTGATTTTTAAGATTAAAGCACTTTTAGTAACCTTGTttagaaatgaattattttttattttgataagaaTTTTGTGGCATTCTGCTTAGCtttctttaaagagaaatttgattTGGATTTGAAAAATCGTATGGGTTTCTAATCATCAGGGTCTTGCTAGTTAATTCTATTTGTTTTATAGCCTTATAGTTGGAATAAAATACCTAATTAAACTTTGTATTGAACTGCATTAGAGTTGGATGCATGGTTATATTCTCAgctcttaggaggctgaggcaggagaattatgaCCTTAAAGCCAGCATAGAATAGATAGTGAAATCTGTCCTTGAGAGTGCattaattttctcatattttcccACAACTAGCTTCAGTggattgctttgtttttcagtgtAAGAATAAGAAGCCCTTTGAGCTATGTGTTCTCACCTTCTACTTTTCATCTACTGCTTCTGCTTCAGATGAGTCATTTAGGGACCAGATATGAATCCCTGGCCCCAAATGGTTATATCACAAACCATGGAATAAATTATgggagtaaaataaataatacattaaataatAGGATATTAAAAAGAtccatattctttcttttctctggtgTCTCTGGAGTAGTCTACCATACTCACATCTATAGAATAatagcatttgtttttttctggatgcCTTCCTGTTATTTTTACAATGAGGCTGATTGAGATCGAAATGAAGCCATTTCTTACCTGAACTATACTGAGTAGGCTTTGTGGTTTGAAATCAAATAGTTCCCATCTGCTGCTCAGGTGTAAGCCATGCCAGCTCAAAAAATGGGTAAGAGGCCCACCTGCCTTTTGAACTCTCCCATGACCTCAGTTCAGATCCCAAAGACCCAACCCACTTCCCACCTCACCACCCATCCCCACTACCATGCCTCTATCCCACCTTGGGTAGATAGCCGCTGTTCAGGTTCGGGCCACACTAGCCGGTAAAAAGACCTTGCTAGTCAGAAGAACAGATAGGCAAATCCAGGCAGAGACTCATTACTGGATCAGAGGCTATTCTGGCTGCCAGAACTCCAGCTTCAAATCTGTTTCCTCTTATTTTCTCTATTCAGAACCTGATTGGTTGCCTTCTGGTAATGGCCATTCTTTTGATAACTCTACTTTGCTTTTTCTTCAGGGCGAATAATCCCATTTTATAATTTGTGTAGTTATGGTATTATTTTTCAGAATGTCTCTAAGATGGCTCAactctttcttatgtgtttttcttgtgttttgggGACTGCAGTAGTCACAATTCTTCTGTGCTGTAGCTTTCTGGTTTAAGTGAATGGCTCTCAACCATGTCTGACAAGTTGAACAGTAAATTCCCGAAACCAGTATAAGTTTTAACTTATGAATGTTTCTGAGCAGTGTGACAAAACCTCTCATCTACTCCATCCTATCTACAACACGAATCATCACTTTCCCCAGCAGAGCTATGTTTTATACATTGCTTACCCATTGGTCTCTTAATAGCTGCCTCAGTTAGCAAGTCAACTGCAGTGATAGTGCAGTGGCTGGCCTCAAGAAATGAATGTTTTGTTGACTCAGTTCTGGTAGGGCCATAACAACATTGCTGGCAATTTGGACATCTCAAAGGGAAGCTGAAAgcatttacttttaaagaaaagcttTAAAGTAGTAAGTAGTGAAAAACAGTTGTACACTGAGGTTACAGAGGTCTCTGGTAAGAGCTTGTCTGCCTGTGAAATTATAAAGAATGAGGAAGACTAACTAACTCTGATGACTCACCTCAGGCCATGAACACTGTGGCCACAGGATAGGGAAGGTGCTCAGGTGCCGAGAAAAGGCATCAAATTGTAAGGGAAGGCGTATTTGAGGATTCAGGCATCTACTTGGGTGGAGGTTTGGATAAGAAGAGTGACTGTAATATGAAATATCTCAGTGAACAGTCATTGAATGGACGTAGTGCCACTTGCAGAGTTTTCAAATGATGTATTGGCACGGTTAATTTCAGTAAATTATTTAAAGGTAGGATTTTTGGAGCTGGATTTTCAGTCTAGTATCCTTCAGAAGACAGTAAGGACAGCTTATTATTTGAGCTTCAAGTTCATAGTTTCAAATAACATCAGGTGCAACTTGAACAAGGGATTATCAATAAGCTGGATGTATTGAGACTGCACATGACACCTGTGCAATCATGTGATTCTTTCCATCTGTTTAATGGGCAGTTGCAGGGCTTGGGAAGTTTATGGAGcaactggcagtggaaccagtatttatccctagtgtgtgaaatggctttttggagcccatttcccatggagaggTATCAGCTTAGGTTCGGGGGCTGGGTGGGAggttggtcctgccccaaatgatgtgatagactcaGATGATTCTCCAcaggaggcctcaccttctctgaggagtggattggggtggggtggggagataggaggggaagtgggaggcctggggggagagggaactgggattggtatgtaaaataagattgttaaaaaaaacttaaaaaaactgTAGACTGGCAGGTTTACATAACAGATGTTAAGCTCTCATAGTTCTGATGTCTGGAAGCCTGAGATAAGGTTACTAGCATGGTCTACTAGCTCAAGTTCCTGATGAGCATTTTATTCCTGCTCATGGCCTTCTTTCTTGCGCTGTGtgtatttccttcttcttttaaCCATAGCAATCCCATCTTGAGACCTCTCCCTCATCTAATATAAGAATGGTTAATAACAAATGCCCCCCACTCTAAATACCATCAAACAATGAATGAGGTTATTAATATGGGCTCAGCCCATAGCAGTGGCCTTTATTTTGTCCTTAAGGCATTCGACACACCACTGCACTAACTAAAATCTTACCTACAAGTGATAGCAATGAACTTTGTCAAAGGAAGGGCTTCAGCCACTTTTGTGACAGCTTCTTTAGTAATTTGCCGTACTGTTCTTTTAATGATATCTAGGCTAAACAGTATGTTCCTCTTTTGGGAAATTTACTCATGAAGCCCCAGCATTTACTCTGCAATTTAGGGAGAGTGTACGTAAGAAAGAAACCTGAAACTTGCTGtggctttttttcttccttgaaaacaaacaaataaatccccAAATTGGGCTTGTTCCTTTATATCAGAAATTTCAAGTTCTTATCTGAGGTCTCCTGTTGAATAGCTGTGTGGTTTGAAGAAACTACTCTTTTTATGTCTTTACCTATAAAACTGGGATACTGCCATCTAGCTTCTCCTAAAAGACAATGATAGTCAAAATAACAGAATGGAAAAATTAGTGACATATGTAACCTGCCTCATAAAAGCGGTATggttttatttcaaagaaataacaGTAGGCTATATAAAATTAATTGTAACATTTCCTCAAGGAGTTTAAAATCTGACTTTAAGAAATGAGGAGGGAGATATGTGCTTCCTGCATAGGCTATTGAAATCTGGAAAAACTGACAAATCTGTATAGAAAATGTATCAAGATTCTGTAATTGTgacccccctcccctccttccctaccaccccctcccaactaaaaccatacctatcacataccctttctgctcccctggatggtgaggccttccatgaggtgtcatcagagtctttcgtatcctttgggatagggcctaggcccacccccgtgtgtcttggctcagggagtattcctctttgtggAATAGGCTtgcaaagtccacacctgtgctagggataagtactgaactatatataggaggtcccatagatttctgaggtttcctcactgaaacccatgttcctgggttgtggatcagtcccatgctggtatcccagctatcagtctggggaacaagagctccctgatgttcaggtcagctgtttctgtgggtttcaccagcctggtctggacccttttgctcttcactcctcctctgcatctggattccaattcaggtcagtgattagttgtgggtatctgcttctacttctaccagctgctggatgagggctatcgggtggcatataagtcagtcattaatctcattatcaggggagggcatttaaggtagcctctcctctgttgcttagattgttagttggtgtcatctttgtagatctccagacatttccctagtgcccgatttctctgtaaacctaaaatatctccctctattatggtatcaccattcttgttatcttctattcttcttctgactcaacctttctgctccctcatgtcctctgcacctctcctcttctccccttctcaatctcctagctccctcccccctctttccatgctcccaatttgctcaggcaatattgtccctttccccttcttcgggggaccatgtatgtctcacttaggatctcccttgtttactagcttatctggtggattgtaggctggtaatcctttactctatgtctaaaatccacatatgagtgagtacataccaggtttgtctttttgtgactgggttaccttgtttagaatggtttcttctagttccatccatttgcctgagaatttcaagattccattgttttttttttttttctgctgagtagtactccattgtgtaaatgcaccacattttctctatccattcttcggttgaggagcatctaggctgcttccaggttctggctattacaaatagccaGCAACCTCTTTGTAAACAAGCCACTTTAGAGCGCTGGTAAAGATGAGTAACTTATGAGGCCATTCATAGCCTTTTCTCATTGCAAGATCTTGCACATTTATCTGTGGCAGGATGAGATTCTGTGCATGTGCCTGGAATGTTCATGTCCTTTGAGCATAGCTAAAATTGGTGGGTGACAGGCATGGCCCAGGCTTCCACAACTGTTTAGATGTATAGCACTGCTGTCTGCAGATGAGGTACATGGGTCTTAGAGAACTACACAACAGCACCCCATAGTGAGCCTTCCCTCCCCAGAGTGTACATCTGACTTCAGGTTCTCCAGCTGAGATTAGCAGCAGCCATTCAGCTGGATCCAGCTGTGCTTCGTAagcttttccttaaaaaaaaaaatctttttccaatcATGGGCTCTTTGTGCAGTCCAGTCTGGCTTTAtagtcatcctcctgtctcagcctcctgagtactgggatgacaggttTGTATCACTGTGCTTACATTTACAAAACCTCTTGGTctgcccccccacctcctctctttcctcctcctctttttcccacAAAGCATACCTTCGGAAGTTGGGAAGTCTTGGGTTCAAAGTTGGGTGGCATTTATCGtgtaattttgctttgtttctaggCCTCTGTTAATTGCCATCATTTCATATAAATTTATCAACAGAAGGGTCTAAATGCCATCTGAAATGTAAGAGGCACTCAACTCAGTTAACATAACTTTCTTATCCCTTTGTCAATCATCTTCATGCTCTTTGGTTTCATTCTTTATGCCTGTGTGAGATCTAACTGTTCATAATTCCCATTGGCCAATATTTGACTTTAAAGGGTTTATACTTCAATTCTATCAACAACATTGCATCCTTTTACATCACAGGTAAGAATCCTGGAGAATTTCAAAACTGTGTTGACTTGTAAACTTAATAAAGCAAAGATAAATTAAATCAATCCAACTCCTAGGACTTTTAATAAATCTCTTGCAAGGAAAGCTCATGGATTAAGGTTAGAGTTACTTGAGGATAAAGtattaatttgattttaatttagtGGCCTGTAATGCAGCATGCCATGTTATTAAACTCAGTTTTTGTCTGACTTGAGGACAAAGTTAATTTCCATCAAATGAAGGTTGAAGACACAGCAAAACACAAGTGGTAGAGTTTGAATAGCAAAATTTTAGGATAAACTTTTATTTAACCCATTAGAACAAAGCTAGATTTTTAAAGCACATGAAAGCATTATAATCAAGTTGTTTTTAGTTTGCTGATTTATTTGGAGTACTTGAAGTGTTTTTATCTGAGTCAAACTTACCATCTATAACTTTCTGAAGTGGGTATTatgactttaaaattcttttttaatcaaatattaagagagagagagagagagagagagagagagagagagagagagagagagagagatctaaggTTCAGTAgtctgttttatttgttattatttatttgttattccTGGCTGGGCTAGCAAATTGACTGAGCAGGTAGATGTTCCTGCCACCTAGGTCActacctgagtttaatctccagagCCAACGTGGTGCAAGGAGAAAAGTGATTCCTATGAGTTGCAAGCCTGAACACATGTATTTACACTCAGGTATGCAAagtaaataaagttaaaaaatttagGATATGTGTATGAATAACATGGATTTTATACGATTAAAAAGCTAGCTAGGATGAGTAGAGAGTGTTGCTTGTTCATTCTGTTGGGCCTTTAATTAATGTGATCGTTATCAATCTCCTTTGTTTTATTGAGGTCagagttaaaacaacaacaacaacaacaacaacaacaacaacaacaactgtgTTCCAAGTTCTACTGAAAACTGAGGGTTACTGAAGTGGCCTGGACAGGACCTACATTCACCTGCATCACATGTTCCTCTCAGAAAGTCATTGAACTTTCACTTGCATGATTTTTCTACATCTAAGTTTTTGAGAAGATGCCAAAGtatggactttttaaaaaatagcatctCTCCATTTTATCATCcataggaaatatatatatatatatatatatatatatatatatatatatatgaacaaaattGAGCTTCATTGGCTCATGTCTATCTTTTATTCCCCTTCCCTTTGGACACAAGGTCTTGTTCTATGAATCTGTGATCTGCTTGCTTAAGCCTGTGATAGcagacatgcaccactatacttggctttggttctttttctgtgtttcatcAGGTAGAAATGGATTCTATATATGacttaaatttgtttcttttaatcttGTCTCACTCCCACCCACACCCATCTTGCTTGCTGTTTTTATATGCATAGAAGACATACTAGATCATCTTCagatgtttatctttttaaaaaccacacCCATCATTTCCTGgttctctgcatattgtctgctCTCCCATtgttgaaaatacattttcttccttaGTTCCTCCTCCCCATGTAGTCTCCATTTTGAACTATATCATAGTTCAAGTGTCTGGGTGGGGGGAGTCTTTTGGAAAGAGTTTCATGAACATCTGCTTTTTGTACCGTGGTAAATTTATTGCTCACTAAATGGTACTTCCCCATGATATTGCATCAcacttatttatttgaatattaagATTAACCACTCCTCTCTTGTCACTCAATATTTTCAGAGAGGAGAAAAACACAGTATCTACACATAaaatgtctgtggtgtgtgtactGCTTTCAGTTTGCTAGAGTCTAATTACAATTCCCATTCTTGACGAGGCTACTACCCACCAGAATCCTTTGGCAGGAAAGACATATAGCAACACAGAGCACCAAGGAACCAAAGCACCATAGCTCTGTCTTTTCCAAGTCTGTGTTCATAATCTTAGCTCAGTTCAAGTCTGGATAACGTCGTCTGCTTGCTTCATCCTTCCAGCTGGCATTTACATAGAGAAGCTTTGGAAGGCAGGGAAGGGGGCAGACCTTTGATGTCAGAAAGCATCttcatctatagaacatttcttTCCCTCAGCTTCTAAAACGGACAAAGTGAGCATCATGTTTGTTGAGAAAACAGCTTTAGATGCTCATGATGTGAGCAGGAGCTTTATTTCATTAACCTTTGTATCTCCCAAGTCTACTAAGCAATAAGACCTCAGTACCTGTCGAACAAATAGCCCAGAAGAAGAACGACTACAAAAGATGATGTATGTACTCACTTTTTGTTGATACCTAACATTTTGAGACCTAGGCTGTCAATGGATTATGGCCTCCTTGGCTAATCTTACATCTTACATTACAAATAAAGTGAAGGCTAACAGGACACAGAATTGACACTTTCTTTAGATTTTATGCAGGTGAAGCAAACAGTatgctgtggatctctgttacTTTCTCAGCCCTTTGTTGAACTTGGTTTATTCTGTATTTGCTCAACAGGGTCATCTGTCTCCTCAAGATCAATGGTTTCTCTCACCACAATATTCTTGCCAAATTCTTAGAGATTATAGGttgttaaaatgattttatttgagAACAGAGCCATTTGGAATTAGGTATGAGACTGATTGAATACACTGTAGTGTTTCTTTTCATCATTCTATATAGAGATGTTTAAAAGTGAGGTGCTACATGACAAGAAGAGATGATTaccaaaaggttttttttttttttcagtttgccaAGCTGTGACTGTTTATTAACTGACCAGATTACAAAAATACCATGGGCAACACCTTAGTTCATCCGTCTAATAAGCCTGTTTATCTGGTCTTCCCTGATGCCAGCATTGCCACCTTCCACAAAATgagttgtctttttcttcattccaCCTCGTGGAGAAGATAATTGGAAGGGCCACGGGAAGTTATTCTCTTTCTTGAAGCGTTTTCCAACTGTATAGATCTCATGAGTTAGATCCTCCATGCAGATGATGCCATATTTACCAAGAGACCGAGCAATCAAGCAATTGTCTGTCAAGGCAATTCTCTTCTTACTGATTTTTCCATAGCCGCGCTTGTAGATGAGCTGTTTGCTGACTTAAGGTTGGGGTACCCCCATGCAATGTATGGTTCCACAATCCTCAGCATGTTAATTGAAGCCTTCTTGAGCTTAACAAAGGTGCCGTTGAAGATCTGACATAGACGGAGCAGCTGCAACACCTTGCGGACCTTTGGACTCACACTATTGATACCTCGGATTTGCATGGCAAATGTCAGCTTGGGTTCTGCAGGCATGTCGGAATTTCCAGCTTTCCTTGCCATCCTAGCCATGCGAATCTCCCTCCGGTACATCTGCCTGTATTCCTTGTGGTAATACTTTGCCTTTTCATAGATAAGTTTCCTAGGTGCCTTCTGCAGTCTCTTCAGTGCAAACTTTTCCCGAAAGCGCTTCACCTTCAACTCTGCGGAATTTCTTCGCTTTTCTTTAAGGGTTTCTGGCACAGCAGgaaccttccttttcttctccagcacagcctccatgcttccagttggaaaaaaaagagagcctATTACCAAAAGTTTAATGAACAACTAGTACACAGCATCGTGTGTACCCAACACTTCCCTGTGATGTGTAAAGGGCACTTCAAAGGTAGCATGACAAATCACCCCAGGTACTCAGACTCAGAATTGTTTATCTAGCTTCAAAGCAGGATTTCTTTCTATGATACCAAAATCCGTGAAGGCAATTGtacttcagtttcttcaaaatgCAATTACACAGTAAATCATTGTAGTAGGTCTAATGTTCTCTAAATTAGGAGCAGCTTGAGGGCTGTGGAGCTTTAGAAATAAAAGGGTAGGATAGGAGCCCCATTTCTGGGGAAGTTATCTtccaaaagtctttttttttttttttttttttttttcgaggctgtcctggaactagctcttgtagtccaggctggtctcgaactcacagagatctgcctgcctctacctcctgaatgctgggattaaaggtgtgtgccaccaccgcctggctaagtCTTACATATTATACCTTGGTATTAGACTCTGTCTCTGTTGTTTCACATTTGCCTTGTAAGCAAGTGAAAAGCAATCATTGAAACTTCATGTATTAATTCTGATTCTCTTGATACTGATACAGTATTACATGAGTGCATAGGAGAGATGATGTCTGGATACTGGGTTAATCTACAATCAGTAATGGGCTTTAGTTCACAAGAATTGACTTATATGAACTTGAAGCCCAGGCTAAGATTTGTGTTTAGAAGTTGTGGTATTATTGAGACAATATCTAATATCAATTACAGAGAAAGGGCAGTATAGAGCTTAAGGGCAGTATAGGGCTTGATGAAAAGCAGAATGAAGGGAAGTAGAGGAGTGGATCTAAGGAAGACAGAAGATAGgagggggactgggaggagtggagggaggggagactgcaGTGGTCAGGATGGAATATATGAgagagatgtaaaaaaaaaagtcaatcacCAAATAATAAATACTAATCAAACCACTAATTTACACAAAGATGGAGATAGACACTGGAGCCGTAGtcaattttcatatattttaaaataaatttaaataaattggtTTGcatataaaaacaagcaaacaaaaacaagcaaaccaacaaaaagcCATGGTATTGGAAATTTCTATCAGGAATGATTAGAAATTGAAGTACCGAATATTTAGAGATATGGTGCAGCAGTTAGGAGTGtttgctattcttccagaaaaTTCAAGTTCGGTCCCTTGTAGCCATTTTGGGTGGTTCAcagctgtaacttcagctccagaggataTTACAcctttctctgacctctgcatgtactACTGCACATGTGGTGTGAGAATGCACacatgtgtttacacacacacacacacacacacacacacacacacacacacacacacacacacacacacacacacacacacacacacacacacacacacacacaatcttaaaagaggaaaagaaattgaAGGAGTGAAACACTTGACTAAAGGTAGCAATAGTAATTGAGAGCTTATTTTCTCTCCCATGACAAGCTAGACGGAAGCACATGACTACTAGAACTGATTAATTAGTTAAATAATATAGTGTCTCTGCAATTCTAATTTTCCCTTTTATCTGATGAAAATGGGTTACACAGGTAGATTCCCCATGTTCCAGTGGATTGccctgtatgcacacacagacaacaccAATGGACTCAGGGGTTCACAAAAAGAATACATGAAGTTGGAAGTGAGAGCTAGTGGAAAAGATATGGGCAAGGGTTGCAGGAGAGAGTCTGGGACTGTATttgcttaaaacacacacacacacacacacacacacacacacacacacacacgacattcTAAAAAAGTATGAGTGACACAGCTGTGGGAATAGACATGCATTTGCACACTATGAATTTCTGGTCATTTGGTGCTCTTTCATTAGAACAACAAAAATTTTCCTGGAAATTCTCTgaacccatttctgttcatctgtcACTGCCAGGATTGTGTCTCCTGGccatctttttcttcaaaaaaggatgatacATGGAATTTCTAATAGTTCTATCCTGTTAAGAACATCAGtacaggagaaggaagaaatgaatggcATTTACATACCACTCAATTGTTTTTGTGCTTCAATGATGTAGTTGATGTCAGATTTATGAAGTGACTGGAGGGACAGTGAGATGTCTCAACAGGTAAAGTTGCTTACTGCCAAGCTAAGGAAtaggaactgagtttgatccacaAGACCTACATGGTACAAGGAGAGAATGCACTTCTAAAAGTggtttctggcttccacaagcagTATGGTTTGTGCACATTCCCTGCAAATAGgtgttttaaaaaaaggaatgaaaagcaTTTGTCAGAGACTTGGATTTATAGAAAACTTAAAATGACAATTGTcaatagcaagaaaacaaaaaatagcttTTTGTTTAGCAAATGTCCATCTGTGTTACACATACTATGAATCCACAAGGAAAAATTGCATTTTATATTTAAGCTAAAAATGTAGTacttagccgggcagtggtggtgcatgcctttaatcccagcactcaggaggtagaggcaggtggatctctgtgagttcgagaccagcctggtctacaagag
Encoded here:
- the LOC100764007 gene encoding LOW QUALITY PROTEIN: 60S ribosomal protein L7-like isoform X3 (The sequence of the model RefSeq protein was modified relative to this genomic sequence to represent the inferred CDS: inserted 1 base in 1 codon): MEAVLEKKRKVPAVPETLKEKRRNSAELKVKRFREKFALKRLQKAPRKLIYEKAKYYHKEYRQMYRREIRMARMARKAGNSDMPAEPKLTFAMQIRGINSVSPKVRKVLQLLRLCQIFNGTFVKLKKASINMLRIVEPYIAWGYPNLKSANXLIYKRGYGKISKKRIALTDNCLIARSLGKYGIICMEDLTHEIYTVGKRFKKENNFPWPFQLSSPRGGMKKKTTHFVEGGNAGIREDQINRLIRRMN